One Paracidovorax avenae ATCC 19860 genomic region harbors:
- a CDS encoding translocation/assembly module TamB domain-containing protein, which produces MATHQTPNPYAAAAAPPPRPRRRRALRITLWSFASLVALLLVLLAAAWWWTGTGNSLATALAQAARYLPAGQTLETRDVSGSVRAGGQIGWLRWSSPTLVVEVQDARIGWSLPPLLQRELALGEVHAARIVATPRTPAEPEPDKPVQPLEQLVLPLRIDIPLRVDEITWAAATPVTVRNLAGRYRFDGDQHSATLDNLELAQGRYSGSATLQAQAPMALQLTADGVVRTPAPGGGADIEATARAEVRGTLATAAARLDVSGRLQAVAAQAAAPQRPAASAPRRAGSAPRPPAAAASTPASASLPAGTALSSAEPMQAQVQARIAPWAPQPLLQAQAQLQALDTAALWPQAPATRLSGRIEAAPAPATAAGTGAPPAAPQAAPAQAPASAASPSAPAPSAGTPPATGWGLSAQLENALPGPWDKGRLPVESIDARADFDGTRWTVPQATARVGSGTIALEGAFTPATHALQGDLELRGVRPDAVLSTLDAAPLSGRARARSDGAPATDTDAAPAPLVRFSADIRSAGTSRAPRKGGTATAQAAPPLRIDRLATEGTWQGTLLTLAQLQLDALQVQASARQLRIDTAARSAQGQMQATLPGATAQVDGRIAPRAGAGTLDLRVADAQRVQRWIESVPGLGSALGGAALQGEARLDARWNGGWESLLGQLQAAGLVTRPRAGAATATGPFELQARLAAPRWEVALPPQPGTGSGPATIRLTAVRADVAGSVPKATLSLDGEARLDERRLDLRLRGSGGAAGPDQWRAQIDELRLQARDGQRPGPWTVQFAQPLTVSARTAPTLQVETSGGQARVSAPAPGDVTLRWEPVRFARTASGSLQLRTRGQLQGLPMAWAEALAQGSDALDRLGVQGNLVFDGDWDVDAGDTLRASASLRRTSGDLRLLTGNAPAATVVRSSGPSAGTGTGSAAGMVRGTAAAANASATDTPRGAGTPAGVRAAELRLQAEGDTVRARLQWDSERAGQVQAEASTRLARVGEGWEWPADAPLSATARARLPDVGVWSTLAPPGWRVQGTLDADVALSGTRTAPRWSGTLAADQLAVRSLLDGVDLQNGRLRAALRGDRLEITEFRVNGGPGSSARIAGFSGNRTAAPKDGGTLSGTGTVSWAGMGQEAAAGGSGIAMDFTADARALQVLVRADRQVSVSGQVRAQLRQGQLSLRGKLTADRATIILPEAGAPSLGSDVVVRSAATDRARAEAAQREGAQAGRVEAARPPDIALTFDLGDDFALQGHGVTTRLAGELEIRGATTAGGPPRITGEVRTVEGRYRAWGQALNIETGLARFNGPYDNPALDVLAIRPNISVRAGVQVSGTAKAPRVALYSDPDLPDAEKLSWVVLGRSTAAGGAEAALLQQAALALLGGGGGNAGAGNFASRLGLDEIGFRGPNSGASSEDASGAALTFGKRLSKDLYVTYERSLSGALGTLYIFYDLTQRLTLRGQTGVQSAVDLIYTLRYD; this is translated from the coding sequence ATGGCCACCCACCAGACCCCGAACCCCTACGCCGCCGCCGCGGCCCCGCCACCCCGCCCGCGCCGGCGGCGCGCCCTGCGCATCACGCTCTGGTCCTTCGCCAGCCTCGTCGCGCTGCTGCTCGTGCTGCTCGCCGCGGCCTGGTGGTGGACGGGCACCGGCAACTCCCTGGCCACCGCGCTCGCCCAGGCCGCCCGCTACCTGCCCGCCGGCCAGACCCTGGAAACGCGCGACGTCTCCGGCTCCGTGCGCGCGGGCGGGCAGATCGGCTGGCTGCGCTGGAGCAGCCCCACCCTCGTGGTGGAAGTGCAGGACGCGCGCATCGGCTGGAGCCTGCCGCCGCTGCTGCAGCGCGAACTCGCCCTGGGCGAAGTACATGCGGCGCGCATCGTCGCCACGCCGCGCACGCCCGCGGAGCCCGAGCCCGACAAGCCGGTGCAGCCCCTGGAGCAGCTGGTGCTGCCGCTGCGCATCGACATTCCCCTGCGCGTGGACGAAATCACCTGGGCCGCCGCCACCCCCGTCACCGTGCGCAACCTCGCGGGCCGCTACCGCTTCGACGGCGACCAGCACAGCGCCACGCTCGACAACCTGGAGCTGGCCCAGGGCCGCTACAGCGGCAGTGCCACGCTGCAGGCGCAGGCCCCGATGGCCCTGCAACTCACGGCCGACGGCGTGGTCCGCACGCCGGCCCCCGGCGGCGGCGCAGACATCGAAGCCACCGCCCGCGCCGAAGTGCGCGGCACCCTCGCCACCGCCGCTGCGCGCCTGGACGTCTCCGGGCGCCTGCAGGCCGTCGCCGCGCAGGCCGCAGCGCCCCAGCGCCCCGCCGCGTCCGCGCCGCGCCGCGCCGGCTCCGCGCCACGACCGCCTGCCGCCGCGGCATCGACCCCGGCGTCCGCATCCCTCCCTGCCGGCACAGCGCTTTCCAGCGCGGAGCCCATGCAGGCCCAGGTCCAGGCCCGCATCGCCCCCTGGGCCCCGCAGCCCCTGCTGCAGGCGCAGGCCCAGCTCCAGGCCCTGGACACGGCAGCGCTCTGGCCCCAGGCCCCCGCCACGCGGCTGAGCGGCCGCATCGAAGCCGCCCCCGCGCCGGCCACTGCGGCAGGCACCGGGGCTCCGCCGGCCGCGCCGCAGGCAGCACCTGCCCAGGCACCGGCATCGGCCGCATCCCCATCCGCACCCGCCCCGTCCGCCGGCACGCCGCCCGCCACCGGGTGGGGCCTGTCCGCCCAGCTGGAAAACGCCCTGCCCGGCCCCTGGGACAAAGGCCGGCTGCCGGTCGAATCCATCGACGCGCGCGCCGACTTCGATGGCACGCGCTGGACCGTGCCCCAGGCCACCGCCCGCGTGGGCAGCGGCACGATCGCACTGGAGGGCGCCTTCACGCCCGCCACGCACGCCCTGCAGGGCGACCTGGAACTGCGCGGCGTGCGCCCCGACGCCGTGCTCAGCACCCTGGACGCCGCGCCGCTCTCCGGCCGGGCGCGCGCGCGCAGCGATGGCGCCCCCGCCACCGACACCGATGCCGCGCCCGCCCCGCTGGTGCGCTTCTCGGCCGACATCCGCTCCGCGGGAACCAGCCGCGCACCGCGCAAGGGCGGCACGGCCACCGCGCAGGCCGCCCCGCCGCTGCGCATCGACAGGCTCGCCACCGAAGGCACCTGGCAGGGCACCCTGCTCACCCTCGCGCAGCTGCAACTGGACGCGCTGCAGGTACAGGCCAGCGCGCGCCAGCTGCGCATCGACACCGCGGCCCGCTCCGCCCAGGGCCAGATGCAGGCCACGCTGCCCGGCGCCACCGCGCAGGTGGACGGCCGCATCGCCCCGCGCGCCGGCGCGGGCACGCTCGACCTGCGCGTGGCAGACGCGCAGCGCGTGCAGCGCTGGATCGAATCCGTTCCCGGCCTGGGCAGCGCCCTCGGCGGCGCGGCGCTGCAGGGCGAGGCGCGCCTCGATGCCCGCTGGAATGGCGGATGGGAGTCCCTGCTGGGCCAGTTGCAGGCTGCAGGACTCGTGACCCGGCCCCGGGCCGGCGCCGCCACCGCCACCGGCCCCTTCGAACTGCAGGCCCGCCTCGCCGCCCCGCGCTGGGAAGTCGCCCTGCCGCCGCAGCCCGGCACCGGCTCGGGCCCCGCCACCATCCGACTCACGGCCGTGCGGGCCGACGTGGCCGGCTCCGTGCCGAAAGCCACCCTCTCGCTGGACGGAGAGGCGCGGCTCGACGAGCGCCGGCTGGACCTGCGCCTGCGCGGCTCCGGCGGCGCTGCCGGCCCGGACCAGTGGCGCGCGCAGATCGATGAACTGCGCCTGCAGGCCCGCGACGGACAGCGCCCGGGCCCCTGGACGGTGCAGTTCGCGCAGCCGCTCACCGTATCGGCACGCACCGCGCCCACGCTGCAGGTGGAGACCTCCGGCGGGCAGGCGCGCGTGTCCGCGCCCGCCCCGGGCGATGTCACCCTGCGCTGGGAGCCCGTGCGCTTCGCGCGCACCGCATCGGGCAGCCTGCAACTGCGCACGCGCGGCCAGCTCCAGGGCCTGCCCATGGCCTGGGCCGAAGCGCTGGCGCAGGGCAGCGACGCCCTGGACCGCCTGGGCGTGCAGGGCAACCTGGTCTTCGATGGCGACTGGGACGTGGACGCGGGCGACACCCTGCGCGCGTCCGCCAGCCTGCGCCGCACCTCCGGCGACCTGCGCCTGCTGACCGGCAACGCGCCCGCGGCCACCGTCGTGCGCAGCAGCGGCCCGAGCGCAGGCACCGGCACGGGATCGGCCGCCGGCATGGTCCGCGGAACGGCCGCTGCCGCGAACGCCTCCGCGACCGACACGCCCCGCGGCGCCGGCACGCCCGCGGGCGTGCGCGCCGCCGAACTGCGCCTGCAGGCGGAAGGCGACACGGTGCGCGCGCGCCTGCAATGGGACAGCGAGCGCGCCGGCCAGGTCCAGGCCGAGGCCTCCACGCGCCTGGCGCGCGTGGGCGAAGGATGGGAATGGCCCGCCGATGCCCCCCTCTCCGCCACCGCGCGCGCGCGGCTGCCCGACGTGGGCGTGTGGTCCACCCTCGCCCCGCCGGGCTGGCGCGTGCAGGGCACGCTCGACGCCGACGTGGCGCTGTCCGGCACCCGCACCGCGCCGCGCTGGAGCGGCACGCTCGCCGCCGACCAGCTGGCCGTGCGCTCGCTGCTCGACGGCGTGGACCTGCAGAACGGCCGCCTGCGCGCCGCGCTGCGCGGCGACCGGCTCGAGATCACCGAATTCCGCGTGAACGGCGGCCCCGGCAGCAGCGCACGCATCGCGGGCTTCAGCGGCAACCGCACCGCCGCACCGAAGGACGGCGGAACCCTCTCGGGCACCGGCACCGTGTCCTGGGCCGGCATGGGCCAGGAGGCCGCGGCGGGCGGCTCGGGCATCGCCATGGACTTCACCGCGGATGCGCGCGCCCTGCAGGTGCTGGTGCGCGCAGACCGCCAGGTGAGCGTCTCGGGCCAGGTGCGTGCGCAGCTGCGCCAGGGCCAGCTGTCGCTGCGCGGCAAGCTCACTGCCGACCGGGCCACCATCATCCTGCCGGAGGCCGGCGCACCCAGCCTGGGCAGCGACGTGGTCGTGCGCTCCGCCGCCACCGACCGCGCCCGCGCCGAGGCCGCCCAGCGCGAAGGCGCCCAGGCCGGCCGCGTGGAGGCTGCGCGCCCGCCCGACATCGCCCTCACCTTCGACCTCGGCGACGACTTCGCGCTGCAGGGCCACGGCGTCACCACGCGCCTGGCCGGCGAACTGGAGATCCGCGGTGCCACCACGGCCGGCGGCCCGCCGCGCATCACCGGCGAGGTCCGCACCGTCGAGGGCCGCTACCGTGCCTGGGGCCAGGCGCTCAACATCGAGACCGGCCTCGCGCGCTTCAACGGCCCCTACGACAACCCCGCGCTGGACGTGCTGGCCATCCGGCCCAACATCAGCGTGCGCGCGGGCGTGCAGGTTTCGGGCACCGCCAAGGCGCCGCGCGTGGCGCTCTACTCCGACCCCGACCTGCCCGACGCCGAAAAACTCTCCTGGGTGGTCCTGGGCCGCAGCACCGCCGCCGGCGGGGCCGAGGCCGCGCTGCTGCAGCAGGCCGCGCTGGCCCTGCTGGGCGGCGGGGGCGGCAACGCCGGTGCGGGCAATTTCGCGAGCCGCCTGGGGCTGGACGAGATCGGATTCCGAGGCCCCAACTCCGGCGCCAGCAGCGAAGACGCCTCCGGCGCCGCGCTCACCTTCGGCAAGCGGCTGTCCAAGGACCTGTACGTCACCTACGAGCGCAGCCTCTCGGGTGCCCTGGGCACGCTCTACATCTTCTACGACCTCACGCAGCGGCTCACGCTGCGCGGCCAGACGGGCGTACAGAGCGCGGTGGACCTGATCTACACGCTGCGGTACGACTGA
- a CDS encoding alpha/beta hydrolase, with the protein MSDDEHGQPNPILNALSNAVAAVRADEDQLALARAHEALGPKAIEKLDVAEARRQPTVADAVNHLLREQGRSTDPERLVPGVRATETTVDGATGPLRATVYTPETAPGPLPVVLYFHGGGWVIASKEVYDGGARGLARESHAIVVSVDYRQAPENRFPAAWDDAFAAYRWVTENAGVLGGDPDRIALAGESAGGNLAVATAIAVRDAGLRAPRHVLSVYPVAQTSLNTESYLENAIAKPLNRAMVKWFVDHLVRSEEDLADPRLSLVDARLEGLPPVTIINARIDPLRSDGARLEKALQDAGVPVERRDYEGVAHEFFGAAAVLEKARQAQAYAGERLRAALRA; encoded by the coding sequence ATGAGCGACGACGAACACGGCCAGCCCAACCCCATCCTCAATGCCCTTTCCAACGCCGTCGCCGCCGTGCGCGCGGACGAAGACCAGTTGGCACTGGCCCGCGCGCACGAAGCGCTGGGCCCCAAGGCCATCGAAAAGCTCGACGTGGCGGAAGCCCGCCGCCAGCCCACGGTGGCGGACGCCGTGAACCACTTGCTGCGCGAGCAGGGACGCTCGACCGATCCCGAGCGGCTGGTGCCCGGCGTGCGGGCCACGGAAACCACCGTGGACGGCGCCACGGGACCGCTGCGCGCGACGGTCTATACGCCCGAGACCGCGCCGGGCCCGCTGCCGGTGGTGCTGTACTTCCACGGCGGTGGCTGGGTGATCGCCAGCAAGGAGGTCTATGACGGCGGCGCGCGCGGCCTGGCCCGCGAATCGCATGCCATCGTGGTGTCGGTGGATTACCGCCAGGCCCCGGAAAACCGCTTCCCCGCGGCCTGGGACGACGCCTTCGCCGCCTACCGCTGGGTCACCGAGAACGCCGGCGTCCTCGGCGGCGATCCCGACCGCATCGCGCTGGCCGGCGAGAGCGCCGGCGGCAACCTGGCCGTGGCCACCGCCATCGCGGTGCGCGACGCGGGCCTGCGCGCGCCGCGCCATGTGCTGAGCGTCTATCCCGTGGCGCAGACCAGCCTGAACACCGAGTCCTACCTGGAAAACGCCATCGCCAAGCCGCTGAACCGCGCGATGGTGAAATGGTTCGTGGACCATCTGGTGCGCTCCGAGGAAGACCTGGCCGACCCGCGCCTGTCCCTCGTCGATGCCCGCCTGGAGGGCCTGCCGCCGGTCACCATCATCAACGCCCGCATCGACCCGCTGCGCAGCGACGGCGCCAGGCTCGAGAAAGCGCTGCAGGACGCCGGCGTGCCGGTGGAGCGGCGCGACTACGAGGGCGTGGCCCACGAGTTCTTCGGCGCCGCCGCCGTGCTCGAAAAAGCCCGCCAGGCCCAGGCCTACGCGGGCGAGCGGCTGCGCGCGGCCCTGCGCGCCTGA
- a CDS encoding vWA domain-containing protein, with product MLIDFFYALRAGQLPVSVKEYLALLEALQAGVVGPKSEDGWSIDDFYHLARTILVKDEKHFDKFDRAFGAYFKGVEMVADFRKEVPADWLRQILERELTPEQKAAIGKMGWDELMETLKKRLEEQKERHEGGSKWIGTGGTSPYGHGGYNPQGVRIGGAGKNKSAVKVWEQRAYRDYDDTQELGTRNIKVALRRLRRFAREGNDLELDLPDTIRSTAANAGYLDIKMVPERHNNVKVLLLMDVGGTMDEHVQRVEELFSAVKSEFKHLEFYYFHNCVYDYMWKNNRRRFAEKFPTWDIIRKYNRDYKLIFVGDATMSPYEIVQPGGSVEYHNEEPGAEWLQRLTHAFPKHAWINPEPQGVWQYRQSIGLILQLLGGRMYPLSLKGLEETMRLLSK from the coding sequence ATGCTGATCGACTTCTTCTACGCGCTGCGCGCCGGCCAGCTGCCGGTATCTGTCAAGGAATACCTCGCCCTGCTGGAGGCGCTGCAGGCGGGCGTCGTCGGCCCGAAGTCCGAAGACGGCTGGAGCATCGACGACTTCTACCACCTCGCGCGCACCATCCTGGTCAAGGACGAGAAGCACTTCGACAAGTTCGACCGCGCGTTCGGCGCCTACTTCAAGGGCGTCGAGATGGTGGCCGACTTCCGCAAGGAGGTGCCCGCCGACTGGCTGCGCCAGATCCTGGAGCGCGAACTCACGCCCGAGCAGAAGGCCGCCATCGGGAAGATGGGCTGGGACGAACTCATGGAAACGCTCAAGAAACGCCTGGAAGAGCAGAAGGAGCGCCACGAGGGCGGCAGCAAGTGGATCGGCACCGGCGGCACCAGCCCCTACGGCCACGGCGGCTACAACCCCCAGGGCGTGCGCATCGGCGGCGCCGGAAAGAACAAGAGCGCCGTGAAGGTGTGGGAGCAGCGCGCCTACCGCGACTACGACGACACCCAGGAACTGGGCACCCGCAACATCAAGGTCGCCCTGCGGCGGCTGCGGCGCTTCGCGCGCGAGGGCAACGACCTGGAACTGGACCTGCCGGACACCATCCGCAGCACGGCCGCCAATGCCGGATACCTCGACATCAAGATGGTGCCCGAGCGCCACAACAACGTGAAGGTGCTGCTGCTCATGGACGTGGGCGGCACCATGGACGAGCACGTGCAGCGCGTGGAAGAACTGTTCTCGGCAGTCAAGAGCGAGTTCAAGCACCTGGAGTTCTACTACTTCCACAACTGCGTGTACGACTACATGTGGAAGAACAACCGGCGCCGCTTCGCGGAGAAGTTCCCGACCTGGGACATCATCCGCAAGTACAACCGCGACTACAAGCTGATCTTCGTGGGCGATGCGACCATGAGCCCCTACGAGATCGTGCAGCCCGGCGGCAGCGTCGAATACCACAACGAGGAGCCCGGCGCGGAGTGGCTGCAACGGCTCACCCACGCCTTCCCGAAACACGCCTGGATCAACCCCGAACCGCAGGGTGTATGGCAGTACCGGCAAAGTATCGGCCTCATCCTACAGTTGCTGGGGGGGCGGATGTACCCTTTGTCCCTCAAAGGGCTCGAGGAGACCATGCGGCTGCTGTCAAAATAA
- a CDS encoding GNAT family N-acetyltransferase produces MAFVEPVILQDRGVRLEPLALTHEAGLAAAAADGQLWTLRVTSVPEPANTRAYIETALEGRAQGHRFAFAVIEAASGEVLGTTSYHDILPAVKRVEIGWTWYARRVQRTHVNTTAKLLMMGHAFDTLGCHVVGWRTDNFNFASQRAIERLGAKKDGVLRGHALRRDGTIRDTVMYSLRAGEWPETKAHLLHLLERHGAAAA; encoded by the coding sequence ATGGCCTTCGTCGAACCCGTCATCCTGCAGGACCGCGGCGTCCGCCTGGAGCCGCTCGCGCTCACCCACGAAGCGGGCCTCGCCGCCGCGGCGGCCGACGGCCAGCTGTGGACGCTGCGCGTCACCTCCGTGCCCGAGCCTGCCAACACCCGCGCCTACATCGAGACCGCGCTGGAAGGCCGTGCCCAGGGCCACCGCTTCGCCTTCGCGGTCATCGAAGCAGCCAGCGGCGAGGTGCTGGGCACCACCAGCTACCACGACATCCTGCCCGCCGTGAAGCGCGTGGAGATCGGCTGGACGTGGTACGCCCGGCGCGTGCAGCGCACCCACGTCAACACCACCGCCAAGCTGCTCATGATGGGCCATGCGTTCGACACGCTCGGCTGCCACGTCGTGGGCTGGCGCACCGACAACTTCAACTTCGCGTCGCAGCGTGCCATCGAGCGGCTGGGCGCGAAAAAGGACGGCGTGCTCCGCGGCCACGCGCTGCGGCGCGACGGCACCATCCGCGACACGGTGATGTACAGCCTGCGCGCCGGCGAGTGGCCGGAGACGAAGGCCCACCTGCTCCATCTGCTGGAGCGGCACGGCGCGGCCGCGGCCTGA
- a CDS encoding putative Na+/H+ antiporter, producing the protein MDTHPLAQAVSAAVFAVALLHTFAASQFERLSRRFPRHAGLFHLLGEVEVVFGFWAIVLIALLALLQGGIEALAYAESRNYTEPLFVFVVMVVAASRPILDAVTRTVAALARGLPVARPVAMAWLGLSVVPLLGSLITEPAAMTLAALLLAPVAFHAGIPERAKYLALGVLLVNVSIGGTLTAYAAPPVLMVASTWHWDSAFMFTHFGWKAALAVAANATLAAWTLRPHLLRHDGRAAGPEDAPHAPPAVPALVSAVHIALLAGVVLFAHHPVAFLGMFLLFLGFTQAYARYQNPLILKEALLVGFFLAGLVVLGGLQRWWLQPIVSNLEPLALFFGALGLTAVTDNAALTYLGSLITGISAQSQYMLVAGAVAGGGLTVIANAPNPAGVALLKPGFADGTVGAGGLLLGALVPTAVAAAAFLAL; encoded by the coding sequence ATGGACACCCATCCCCTCGCCCAGGCCGTTTCCGCCGCGGTCTTCGCCGTCGCGCTGCTCCACACCTTCGCCGCCAGCCAGTTCGAACGGCTCTCGCGGCGCTTCCCGCGCCATGCCGGGCTCTTCCACCTGCTCGGCGAGGTGGAGGTGGTCTTCGGCTTCTGGGCCATCGTGCTCATCGCGCTGCTGGCCCTGCTGCAGGGCGGCATCGAGGCCCTGGCCTATGCGGAATCCCGCAACTACACCGAGCCGCTGTTCGTCTTCGTGGTGATGGTGGTGGCGGCCTCCCGCCCCATCCTGGACGCGGTGACCCGCACGGTGGCAGCCCTCGCGCGCGGCCTGCCCGTGGCCCGGCCGGTGGCCATGGCCTGGCTGGGCCTGTCGGTGGTGCCGCTGCTGGGCTCCCTCATCACCGAGCCGGCGGCGATGACGCTGGCGGCCCTGCTGCTCGCGCCCGTGGCCTTCCACGCCGGCATTCCCGAACGCGCCAAATACCTCGCGCTGGGCGTGCTGCTGGTCAACGTCTCCATCGGCGGCACGCTCACCGCCTACGCGGCGCCGCCGGTGCTGATGGTGGCCTCGACCTGGCATTGGGACAGCGCCTTCATGTTCACGCACTTCGGCTGGAAGGCCGCGCTGGCCGTGGCGGCCAACGCCACGCTCGCGGCATGGACGCTGCGCCCGCACCTGCTGCGCCACGATGGCAGGGCGGCCGGCCCCGAGGACGCGCCGCACGCGCCACCCGCCGTCCCCGCGCTGGTATCCGCGGTGCACATCGCGCTGCTCGCAGGCGTCGTGCTGTTCGCGCACCATCCCGTCGCCTTCCTGGGCATGTTCCTGCTGTTCCTGGGCTTCACGCAGGCCTATGCGCGCTACCAGAACCCGCTGATCCTCAAGGAGGCGCTGCTCGTCGGCTTCTTCCTCGCGGGCCTGGTGGTGCTGGGCGGCCTGCAGCGCTGGTGGCTGCAGCCCATCGTCTCCAACCTGGAGCCGCTGGCGCTCTTCTTCGGTGCCCTGGGCCTCACGGCAGTGACCGACAACGCGGCGCTCACTTACCTGGGCTCGCTCATCACGGGCATCTCTGCGCAGAGCCAGTACATGCTGGTGGCTGGCGCGGTGGCCGGCGGAGGCCTCACGGTGATCGCGAATGCGCCCAATCCCGCCGGGGTGGCCCTGCTCAAGCCGGGGTTCGCGGACGGCACCGTCGGCGCCGGGGGACTGCTGCTGGGCGCGCTGGTGCCCACGGCGGTGGCCGCGGCGGCCTTCCTGGCGCTGTAG
- a CDS encoding autotransporter assembly complex protein TamA, with protein sequence MPSLTTAPARWPALLLLSLVALQGCSLLPGARDKADSDDNTATIASDTGEAASGADAFTLDVRGPDAVRELLERHMELQRFRKLPDLQSSELSRLLGAADANARELLGTMGYFSPTLTIALKETPGGPAPRSITVDVEPGPRTQVAAADIAFTGPEAESPGFARRKERIQRSWSLQPGQPFTQGAWDGAKADGLRQLQVRRYPTARIDASRAEIDADRSEARLSVTYAPGPPYRFGALRVQGAHRYDPDGARRIARLPTGSDYSEKELLDAQARLASSGYYDAVFLALDTDGTDPQAAPVTAQVREAPLQKVVFGVGISTDTGARLSVDHIHNRLPGIGWRAVSKVTIDQKTRLLSTEWTALPEESGWRWFGGAQVQREETGSYDTDSVRLRGGRTKSTGHIDRSYFLQYDDSKSRGPSAPPSSNAISANYGWTGRYFNNDTSPTRGYGLAAELGVGTTLRPERDPFVRTRVRWQSFVPLGRVDMGEGIVRSSRLSLRAEGGAVIARQGADIPVTQLFLTGGDTTVRGYGYRKIGARTENDTLYGGRYLAVGSVEWQRPITLRGNRTDFESAVFVDAGAVADRWGDFDPRVGVGAGLRWRSPVGPLQADIAYGVQAKALRLHLRLGFSF encoded by the coding sequence ATGCCCAGCCTGACTACAGCGCCGGCCCGTTGGCCGGCGTTGCTGCTTCTGAGTCTCGTGGCGCTCCAGGGCTGCAGCCTGCTGCCCGGCGCCCGCGACAAGGCGGACAGCGACGACAACACCGCCACCATCGCCTCCGATACCGGGGAAGCCGCCAGCGGCGCAGATGCCTTCACGCTCGATGTGCGAGGCCCCGACGCCGTGCGCGAACTGCTCGAGCGGCACATGGAGCTGCAACGCTTCCGCAAGCTGCCCGACCTGCAGTCCAGCGAACTCTCGCGCCTGCTCGGCGCGGCCGACGCCAATGCCCGCGAACTGCTGGGCACCATGGGCTACTTCAGCCCCACGCTCACCATCGCGCTGAAAGAAACTCCCGGCGGCCCCGCACCCCGGTCCATCACCGTGGACGTGGAGCCCGGCCCGCGCACCCAGGTCGCCGCGGCCGACATCGCCTTCACAGGCCCCGAGGCCGAATCGCCGGGCTTCGCGCGCCGCAAGGAGCGCATCCAGCGCTCCTGGTCGCTGCAGCCCGGCCAGCCCTTCACGCAGGGCGCCTGGGACGGCGCCAAGGCCGACGGCCTGCGCCAGCTGCAGGTCCGCCGCTATCCCACGGCGCGCATCGACGCCAGCCGTGCGGAGATCGACGCCGACCGCAGCGAGGCCAGGCTGAGCGTGACCTACGCCCCGGGCCCGCCCTACCGCTTCGGCGCGCTGCGCGTGCAGGGCGCGCACCGCTACGACCCCGACGGCGCGCGCCGCATCGCGCGCCTGCCCACGGGCTCGGACTACTCCGAGAAGGAACTGCTGGACGCGCAGGCGCGCCTGGCCAGCAGCGGCTACTACGACGCGGTGTTCCTCGCCCTCGACACCGACGGCACCGATCCGCAGGCCGCGCCCGTCACCGCCCAGGTGCGCGAGGCGCCGCTGCAGAAGGTGGTGTTCGGCGTCGGCATCTCCACCGACACCGGTGCGCGCCTGAGCGTGGACCACATCCACAACCGCCTGCCCGGCATCGGCTGGCGCGCCGTGAGCAAGGTCACCATCGACCAGAAGACGCGCCTGCTGTCCACCGAATGGACGGCCCTGCCCGAAGAGAGCGGCTGGCGCTGGTTCGGCGGTGCGCAGGTGCAGCGCGAGGAAACCGGCAGCTACGACACCGACAGCGTGCGCCTGCGCGGCGGCCGCACGAAAAGCACCGGGCACATCGACCGCAGCTATTTCCTGCAGTACGACGACTCCAAGAGCCGCGGCCCGTCGGCGCCGCCCTCGAGCAACGCCATCAGCGCCAACTACGGCTGGACGGGCCGCTATTTCAACAACGACACCTCGCCCACCCGCGGCTACGGCCTCGCGGCCGAACTGGGCGTGGGCACCACGCTGCGGCCCGAGCGCGATCCGTTCGTGCGCACGCGCGTGCGCTGGCAGTCCTTCGTGCCCCTGGGCCGCGTGGACATGGGCGAGGGCATCGTGCGCTCCAGCCGCCTCTCGCTGCGCGCCGAGGGCGGCGCGGTGATCGCCCGCCAGGGCGCGGACATCCCGGTCACCCAGCTGTTCCTCACGGGTGGCGACACCACCGTGCGCGGCTACGGCTACCGCAAGATCGGCGCGCGCACCGAGAACGACACCCTCTACGGCGGCCGCTACCTCGCCGTGGGCAGCGTGGAATGGCAGCGCCCCATCACCCTGCGCGGCAACCGCACCGACTTCGAGAGCGCCGTGTTCGTGGATGCCGGCGCCGTGGCCGACCGCTGGGGCGACTTCGATCCGCGCGTCGGCGTGGGCGCCGGGCTGCGCTGGCGCAGCCCCGTGGGCCCGCTGCAGGCCGACATCGCCTACGGCGTGCAGGCCAAGGCCCTGCGGCTGCACCTGCGCCTGGGCTTCAGCTTCTGA
- a CDS encoding GAF domain-containing protein, giving the protein MPPLLDLTSPQLLAILRGRGLDAGMEALNANVAHRYTGIFRVDGPRLFNVHVYDKLGQARPEALAVVELADSFCQFVLRDGELLTANSLHEDKLVHSPFRGVVVAYHGVPIGDNAGGLWGTLCHFDYEERELTPAQYELLKAAGHMLYPFVRRLHGGPVPDAEPGARAPSTSPLPFPSVS; this is encoded by the coding sequence ATGCCTCCACTCCTCGACCTGACGTCCCCGCAACTGCTGGCGATCCTGCGCGGGCGGGGGCTGGACGCCGGCATGGAGGCGCTCAATGCCAATGTCGCGCACCGCTACACCGGCATCTTCCGGGTCGATGGCCCCCGCCTTTTCAATGTCCACGTGTACGACAAGCTCGGCCAGGCGCGCCCGGAGGCCCTGGCGGTCGTGGAGCTGGCCGACAGCTTCTGCCAGTTCGTGCTGCGGGATGGCGAGTTGCTGACCGCGAACTCGCTGCACGAGGACAAGCTGGTCCACAGCCCTTTCCGCGGCGTGGTCGTCGCCTACCACGGCGTGCCGATCGGCGACAACGCGGGCGGGCTCTGGGGCACTCTGTGCCATTTCGACTACGAGGAGCGTGAACTCACGCCCGCGCAGTACGAGCTGCTCAAGGCGGCGGGCCACATGCTCTATCCCTTCGTGCGCCGCCTGCACGGCGGGCCGGTGCCGGATGCGGAGCCGGGCGCGCGGGCCCCGTCCACGTCGCCTCTCCCTTTCCCTTCCGTCTCCTGA